In Triticum aestivum cultivar Chinese Spring chromosome 5B, IWGSC CS RefSeq v2.1, whole genome shotgun sequence, the following proteins share a genomic window:
- the LOC123113164 gene encoding protein PNS1 produces the protein MAARQGGTGVGVGEITAAGGGITTGGGAAHTPADSPYQVPLEIEEQIYSPVYGNIAVPDSRGCCSGFTASVTKILFIMHLVAFVAFTIFLGVQASSHPNPTYKPFAHFIPLASSVILSIIAACFWTILAVTNPAKAIKTSLWTAPVSALGCDVVILLVGDGEALGIGVLIVVIAIAAALYSCWATGPRLQHAAAVLSTSVNGAHLPFSASCLVLFVVLAAFGYMAFWTVAISCISAAEGHFMDFHIVYVAALLVSISWTMQVLRYFVYVAVARLAHAALAYGVRMPGGTVEAFCGTMSGPAFGDICMGAVLVPVIAAVRSFARAINALSGSNDEFLFSCCQGCCLSVSEKLMGRVNRWGFVHVGARGKAFCVASRDVWSLFVLRGMAKLVDSDLTGSFCFLSAVTGGALASLVAGSWALAMDRDRKELALPISFYSFLIGYYMCRMMIAWPQACIAAYHVAYAENPQNPHLGTLIPDHLRELQALAAD, from the exons ATGGCGGCGAGGCAGGGAGGaaccggcgtcggcgtcggcgaaatcacggcggccggcggcggcattACGACCGGGGGCGGCGCGGCGCACACGCCGGCGGACAGCCCTTACCAG GTGCCACTTGAAATAGAAGAGCAAATTTACTCTCCGGTCTATGGGAACATTGCAGTCCCTGACAGTCGTGGTTGTTGCAGTGGTTTCACAGCCAGTGTCACAAAGATTCTGTTCATCATGCACCTCGTTGCTTTCGTCGCCTTCACAATCTTTCTTGGAGTCCAGGCTTCTTCCCACCCGAATCCTACCTACAAGCCCTTCGCCCACTTCATTCCGCTCGCCTCTTCTGTGATATTATCTATTATCGCTGCCTGCTTTTGGACTATCCTTGCTGTCACTAATCCTGCAAAAGCCATCAAAACATCACTCTGGACAGCTCCTGTTTCCGCACTTGGCTGCGATGTAGTGATACTCCTTGTCGGCGATGGCGAAGCCCTTGGTATCGGGGTGCTCATAGTTGTGATCGCCATCGCAGCGGCGCTGTACAGTTGTTGGGCCACTGGTCCACGCCTCCAGCATGCCGCCGCAGTACTTTCCACCTCTGTCAATGGAGCACATCTGCCCTTCAGTGCCTCTTGCCTGGTTCTTTTTGTTGTCCTTGCCGCGTTTGGCTATATGGCCTTCTGGACAGTTGCCATCAGCTGCATTTCAGCTGCGGAAGGGCACTTCATGGATTTCCATATCGTCTACGTGGCTGCGCTCCTGGTGAGCATATCATGGACAATGCAGGTGCTGCGTTACTTCGTCTATGTGGCCGTGGCAAGGCTGGCACATGCGGCGCTTGCCTACGGAGTCCGCATGCCAGGCGGCACCGTCGAAGCATTCTGTGGCACGATGTCTGGGCCAGCTTTCGGTGACATATGCATGGGGGCTGTGCTTGTCCCGGTGATTGCAGCGGTGAGGAGCTTCGCTCGGGCGATTAACGCCCTGTCAGGGAGCAACGACGAGTTCCTTTTCTCATGCTGCCAGGGCTGCTGCCTGAGTGTCTCGGAGAAACTGATGGGACGGGTGAACCGGTGGGGCTTTGTCCATGTTGGAGCACGGGGGAAGGCGTTCTGTGTGGCTTCGCGGGATGTGTGGTCCCTTTTTGTTCTCCGCGGGATGGCGAAGCTTGTTGATTCAGACCTCACCGGTTCCTTTTGCTTCCTTTCGGCTGTCACGGGAGGCGCCTTGGCTTCGTTGGTTGCTGGTTCATGGGCACTGGCCATGGATAGGGATCGTAAGGAGCTTGCTCTGCCAATATCGTTCTACTCATTTCTCATCGGTTATTACATG TGCCGAATGATGATTGCGTGGCCGCAGGCTTGCATTGCAGCATACCATGTTGCATATGCAGAGAACCCCCAGAATCCGCACCTGGGAACACTGATACCAGACCACCTGCGCGAGCTCCAAGCACTAGCTGCAGATTGA
- the LOC123116900 gene encoding SKP1-like protein 4 encodes MTTKMVRLRSSDGQELEVMEEAIAAASKTIKDALEKGGAADDAIPVPDVTGRVLSRVLEYVSRHFSDPAAAADPFDYIPNFDNPLKAFDDAFVQVDQDTLFDLIHAAECLDIEGLMDLACKTVADQMRGKTIEEIRKKFHVVNDYTAREEEDVRKENAWAFE; translated from the coding sequence ATGACGACGAAGATGGTCCGCCTGCGCAGCTCGGACGGTCAGGAGCTCGAGGTGATGGAGGAGGCGATCGCCGCCGCGTCTAAGACGATCAAGGACGCGCTGGAGAAGGGCGGCGCCGCCGACGACGCCATCCCGGTCCCCGACGTCACCGGCCGAGTCCTCTCCCGCGTCCTCGAGTACGTCAGCAGGCACTTCTCCGACCCGGCCGCGGCCGCCGACCCGTTCGACTACATCCCCAACTTCGACAACCCGCTCAAGGCCTTCGACGACGCCTTCGTCCAGGTCGACCAGGACACGCTCTTCGACCTCATCCACGCGGCCGAGTGCCTCGACATTGAGGGGCTGATGGACCTGGCGTGTAAGACGGTGGCGGACCAGATGAGGGGCAAGACCATCGAGGAGATCCGCAAAAAGTTCCACGTCGTCAACGACTACACcgcacgggaggaggaggacgtCCGCAAGGAGAACGCGTGGGCGTTCGAGTAG